In the genome of Phacochoerus africanus isolate WHEZ1 chromosome 10, ROS_Pafr_v1, whole genome shotgun sequence, one region contains:
- the PDHA2 gene encoding LOW QUALITY PROTEIN: pyruvate dehydrogenase E1 component subunit alpha, testis-specific form, mitochondrial (The sequence of the model RefSeq protein was modified relative to this genomic sequence to represent the inferred CDS: inserted 4 bases in 3 codons; substituted 2 bases at 2 genomic stop codons), with translation MREMLAAAVSWMLSGITQKPTSRVLVASHNYSHDATFEIKKFDFYHVEEGAPVTPVLTRENGLKYYRSVQTPHLVEMKADSLYKQKFIHGFCHLCVGQEACVGLEAGINLTDQVVTSYWAHGLCYSRGLSVRSILAELTGQRGGHAKGKXGSVHIYGKNFCGGSGIVGAQGRLGTGFARACKHKGSSEVCLTLYGDGTANRGQISEAYNMTALWNLPCIFIYENNCYGMGRFVXRAAASTDYXRRDNFLPGLRVDGIDFLCVXEVAKFAADYCRSRKGPILMELQRYCYHGHSMSDPGISYRTQEEIYNIKSKSHPIMFLKEIIVNKLASIEELKEIGGEMRKEVDDXTPDSEPPLEELRYHIHSNSTSLEICGANQWITFKSVS, from the exons ATGAGGGAGATGCTGGCTGCTGCTGTCTCTTGGATGCTGTCTGGCATCACCCAGAAGCCCACCAGCAGAGTGCTTGTGGCATCCCACAACTACTCACATGATgctacatttgaaattaagaaatttgatttttatcatgTGGAAGAGGGTGCCCCTGTCACCCCAGTGCTCACCCGGGAAAATGGACTGAAATACTACAGGTCAGTGCAGACTCCTCACCTAGTGGAAATGAAGGCAGATTCGTTGTATAAACAGAAATTCATTCATGGTTTCTGTCACTTGTGTGTTGGACAGGAAGCGTGTGTGGGTCTTGAggctgggataaatctcactgaTCAGGTCGTTACCTCCTATTGGGCCCATGGCTTGTGCTATTCTCGTGGACTTTCTGTCCGTTCAATCCTTGCAGAGCTGACAGGGCAGAGAGGTGGTCATGCTAAAGGAAAATGAGGGTCAGTGCATATATATGGCAAGAACTTCTGTGGGGGCAGTGGCATTGTTGGTGCTCAGGGACGCCTGGGAACTGGTTTTGCTCGGGCCTGTAAGCATAAGGGAAGCAGTGAGGTGTGTTTGACTCTGTATGGGGACGGCACTGCTAATCGGGGTCAGATATCTGAAGCTTACAATATGACAGCTTTATGGAATTTACCTTGTATTTTCATCTATGAGAATAACTGCTATGGAATGGGAAGATTTGT GAGAGCAGCAGCCAGCACTGATTACTAGAGGAGAGACAATTTCCTCCCTGGTCTAAGGGTAGATGGAATagattttctgtgtg tggagGTAGCTAAGTTTGCAGCTGACTATTGTAGATCTAGAAAGGGGCCCATACTGATGGAGCTGCAGAGATATTGTTACCATGGTCACAGCATGAGTGATCCTGGAATCAGTTATCGTACACAGGAAgaaatttataacataaaaagTAAGAGTCATCCTATTATGTTTCTCAAAGAAATAATTGTAAACAAGCTAGCCAGTATTGAAGAACTGAAGGAAATTGGTGGTGAAATGAGGAAAGAAGTTGATG GCACCCCAGATTCTGAACCACCTTTGGAAGAATTACGCtatcacatccacagcaatagTACATCTTTGGAAATTTGTGGTGCAAATCAGTGGATCACTTTTAAGTCAGTCAGTTAA